One genomic segment of Paenibacillus durus includes these proteins:
- a CDS encoding transcription activator effector-binding protein encodes MVVHIEEKHSFTVIGKMGQGLSSESTEWIPKLWQEANQNFGEISSLAKKDSAGNLVGI; translated from the coding sequence ATGGTTGTACACATTGAAGAAAAGCATTCTTTTACAGTTATCGGAAAAATGGGACAGGGACTTTCATCCGAAAGTACAGAGTGGATTCCAAAGCTGTGGCAAGAAGCGAATCAAAATTTTGGTGAAATTAGTAGTTTAGCCAAGAAAGACAGTGCTGGTAACCTGGTTGGAATTTAG
- a CDS encoding IS1634 family transposase → MNPNIQIESIYAAGYLNLISQTMKDMKIPQTIDEKVPYHKQCLVSPGEVVQMIVMDMLTGRQALVHMAEWAKRLDVEKLLRPGAQASFFNDDAIARHLDRISDADIQELYSTLALQAWKYNPDTVLAFHSDTTSKSVYGAYKDPQEGDLFITEGYSRDRQGDKQFQYGLIVDGQGRPVYGDVHDGNQNDKSWNPEVLKALDAQLQKINLQGFIYVADSAAMTRETLEQARQAKAYLITRGSNNLKIVKQALEQADGQEDRWSSPQAFASSNSSAQYRLQEFAADYEGHAVRLVVVESSALDKKKAHTLEKRVSQEHEQITDAMKAQGKIVFHCEHDAQVALGQWLADHPVHFHQLEVRSEAYEEILRPRGRPKKEAVPEVVTRYKLEFGPVVPDEEAIGAARRKASRFVLVSTVPAAFQGKSMDSAALLQTYKGQIRVECNFSILKDPYFVDEIYLKKPHRVEVLGYLFLIALLVYHTIQGKVRSQTSERHPLIATTKRKLAQPTTREIFRLLEYVQVIIFRMPDGSRFRQLGQQLASEERRLLALFGYDESIYI, encoded by the coding sequence ATGAACCCGAATATTCAAATCGAATCGATCTATGCAGCAGGGTATTTGAATCTCATTAGCCAAACGATGAAGGACATGAAGATTCCCCAGACGATTGATGAAAAAGTGCCCTATCATAAGCAGTGCCTGGTCAGTCCGGGCGAAGTGGTACAAATGATCGTAATGGACATGTTAACCGGTCGACAAGCGCTGGTTCACATGGCGGAGTGGGCCAAACGCCTGGATGTAGAGAAGTTGCTGCGCCCCGGTGCGCAAGCCTCTTTCTTTAATGACGATGCGATCGCCCGGCATTTGGATCGGATCAGCGATGCGGACATCCAGGAACTGTATTCGACACTGGCACTGCAAGCTTGGAAGTACAACCCGGATACCGTACTGGCTTTTCATAGCGATACGACCAGCAAATCAGTGTACGGAGCGTATAAAGACCCCCAAGAAGGAGACTTGTTCATCACGGAAGGCTATAGCCGTGACCGCCAAGGAGACAAGCAGTTTCAGTATGGACTGATCGTAGACGGACAAGGGCGCCCGGTCTATGGCGATGTCCACGACGGCAACCAAAACGATAAAAGCTGGAATCCCGAGGTTCTGAAGGCCTTGGATGCCCAACTGCAAAAGATCAATCTGCAAGGCTTTATCTATGTAGCAGACTCAGCCGCGATGACGCGCGAAACGCTGGAACAAGCCAGGCAGGCCAAAGCATATCTGATTACACGCGGCAGCAACAACTTGAAGATCGTGAAGCAGGCATTGGAGCAAGCCGATGGACAGGAAGACCGCTGGTCGAGTCCTCAGGCATTCGCCTCTTCCAACAGCAGCGCCCAGTACCGCCTTCAAGAATTTGCAGCGGACTATGAAGGGCATGCCGTTCGGCTGGTCGTCGTCGAATCCAGTGCACTGGATAAGAAGAAAGCCCATACGCTGGAGAAACGCGTAAGTCAGGAACACGAACAGATCACGGATGCGATGAAAGCCCAAGGGAAAATCGTGTTCCACTGTGAACATGACGCGCAGGTGGCGCTGGGGCAATGGCTGGCTGATCATCCGGTGCACTTTCATCAACTGGAAGTACGATCCGAAGCCTATGAAGAAATCTTGCGTCCGCGAGGCCGCCCCAAGAAAGAAGCCGTGCCGGAAGTCGTCACGCGGTACAAATTGGAGTTTGGCCCGGTTGTACCGGATGAAGAAGCGATTGGGGCGGCTCGCCGCAAGGCTTCCCGGTTTGTGCTAGTGTCCACGGTTCCCGCAGCATTTCAGGGTAAATCCATGGATAGCGCTGCGCTCTTACAAACGTACAAAGGACAAATTCGAGTCGAATGTAACTTTTCGATTTTGAAGGATCCTTATTTTGTCGATGAGATCTATCTGAAAAAGCCGCATCGTGTGGAAGTCCTGGGCTATTTGTTTCTGATCGCGCTCTTGGTGTATCACACGATACAGGGCAAGGTTCGCAGCCAAACGAGCGAGCGCCATCCACTGATTGCGACTACCAAACGAAAACTGGCGCAACCGACGACGCGGGAAATCTTTCGGCTGCTTGAATACGTGCAGGTCATTATCTTTCGGATGCCCGACGGCAGCCGCTTTCGCCAATTGGGTCAACAACTGGCATCGGAGGAACGGCGATTGTTGGCGCTATTTGGCTATGATGAGTCCATCTATATTTGA